DNA from Sulfitobacter albidus:
TCGGCGACCATGGGGTGATCGTCGACGATGGCGATGCGCAACTGGTCGGTCATGTGGTCACTTTCTGTGGGGCAGTGGTGGGGTCTGGCGGCAGCATGTGGGTCAGCGGTGCGGTCGCCTCGATCACCAGTCCGGCGCCGGGGGTGGCGCGCAGGCGCAGGATGCCGCCGATCTGGTCCATACGTTCCTGCATGTTGCGCAGGCCAAGGCCCGGACCGCTCGCGCGTTTCTCGAACCCGCGCCCGTTGTCGCTGATCCGCAGGGTGGCGCCGCCCCGGTGGCCGCGCAGGTCGACCGTGACGGCGGTGGCGGCGGCGTGACGCTCGATATTGGTCAGCGCTTCCTGCGCGATGCGGTAGAGCGCGATCTTGGCGTCGTTATCCAGCCGGTTGCGGAACACCACGGTGGAATAGGTGACGTCGATGCCGGTGCGGGTCTCGAACTCCTCGATCAGGGTTTTGAGCGCGGGGCCCAGCCCCAGATCGTCCAGCACGCCGGGCCGCAGATCGCGGCTGATCCGGCGGACTTCGGAAATCGCCTGCGCAAGCGAGGTGATGCCCTTGCCCAGCGGCTCTGCTGCGCTGTCGTCGCCGCGCTCCAGCCTGCGCCGCGCGTTGTCGAGCGCGTAGCGCACCCCGACGAGCATCTGGCTGATGCCGTCATGCAGCTCGCGTGCGACGCGGCCGCGCTCTTCTTCCTGCGCGTCGAACACGCGCTGGGTGAGTTTCTTGAGCTTGGCGTCCGCGAGGCGGCGTTCGCGCAGGTTGATGCCCATGCCGGTGGCGAACACCACCAGCAGCGCCACCAGCGTGATCGCCCCGATGTAGAGGAACGTGCGCTGCACACGGGCCTCGACATCCGCGCGGGCGGTGGCCACGGTGGCCAGCACGTCATCGATGAACACGCTGGTGCCCACGGCCCAGCCCCACGACGGGAACGACGTCACAAAGGTGATCTTTTGCGCCATCTCGCCGGTGGAGGGTTTGGGCCATTGATGGGTGTGATAGCCCGCCCCGTCACGCGCGATCTCGATCAGGCGGTCGACGACGGGGGTGCCGCCCAGATCTGTCTCGCCACGGAAATTGCGCCCGATGCGGTCGGTCTCGCGCGGGGAGACGATGGCGGTGCCGTTGTAATCGTAGACAAAGAACTGCCCTTCCTCGCCGTAGATCATCGCCGAGAGGATCTGCGCCACGCGATCCTTTGCCTCCTGGTCGTCGGGGGCGGCCGAGCCGTAGATGAAGTAGAACCCGTTGCGCGCCTGGGTGACATAGTTGCGCAGCTCGGCCTTCTTGGCCTCGATCAGCTGCGCCTCGAGCGCGTTGATCTCACGCTCCGCCAGCGCGCGCGATTGCGCGGCCACCAGTACGGCAATTGCCGCCACCGCCACGATGAGTGGCACAGACGCCAGCAGGGTGAGTTTCTGGGCGTAGGAGAAGGACAGACGCGGACGCATGGCGTGCAGCATTAGCGCGTTGCGCGCTGAAATCAACGCGTTCCGTCATTTGGCACGGTCTGGGTTGATCGGCGCGCGGCGATACACTCATTGGGCGATTGTGCGCGTGCAGAAAAGGTTAAATTTTTTCCCCAATCTCCGACCGTTAGCGGTCACTGCGCAGTAGTGGGTATTTCAAATCCCGCGCAGATCCGTACCGTGGCGTCACTTCACCGTCGTGCGCGAAGAATCGCGTGCGGCCTCTATGAAAAAATCCCGGGAGGATATCACCAATGGATCGTCGTTCTTTTCTGAAGACATCTGCAATGGGCGGCACGGCCGCCGCGGCCAGCACGCTCGCCGCACCTGCGTATGCCCAAGGCAAGCGCAGCCTGACAATGGTCACGTCGTGGCCGCGCGGTTTCGCCGTTCTCGATGACGCGGCAACCTACCTCAACAACATGGTCAACGAGATGTCCGACGGCAATCTGACCATCGACAAGAAAGCCCCCGGTGAGCTGGTCGGCGCGTTCGAAGTCTTCGACGCCGTCTCCTCCGGTCAGGCCGACATGTATCACTCTGCCGATTACTACTTCATCGGCCAGCACCCTGCCTATGCCTACTACACAGCCGTGCCTTTCGGCGGTACAGCCCAGGAGCTGACCAACTGGTACTACCACGGTGGCGGTCACGACCTGCACAACGAGCTGGGCGAGATCTTTAACCTCAAGTCGTTCCAGGCGGGTAACTCCGGTTCGCAGTCCGGTGGCTGGTTCCGCAACGAAATCGGCTCCGCGGCAGACTTCAACGGTCTGAAATTCCGCATGCCCGGTCTGGGCGGCAAGGTGCTGGGCAAGCTGGGCGCTTCGGTTCAGAACATCCCCGGCGGCGAGCTTTATCAGGCGCTGTCCTCGGGCGCGCTGGACGGTCTGGAGTGGGTTGGCCCCATGGCGGACGAGCGCGCGGGCTTCCAGGAAGTCGCGAAAGTCTACTACACTGCCGGTTTCCACGAGCCAGGCTCGGGTCTGTCGGCTGCCGTCAACCTCGACGTGTTCAACGATCTGGCGCCCGCGCATCAGAAAATCATCGAATACGCGACAATGGCGACCACGCACTACCAGCTGTCCGAGACACTGGCCGGCAACGGCGCTGCGCTGGCGCGTCTGCAGCAGCAGGGTGTGAAAACCATGCAGTTCTCCGACGACGTCTGGGATGCGTTCGGCGCGGCCTCGTCCGAAGTCATGGACGAGAACATGGGCGACGAGCTGTTCGCGCGTACACGCGAAAGCTTTGAAGCGTCGCTGACCGCCTCGGCGGAATGGCTGTCGAAATCCGACGCCTTCTACGTCGAGCAGCGTGAGCGCGTGCGCAACGCGGGCTAAGCCTGTAGATTACGTCGGGGGCCGCGGGATTTCCTGCGGCCCCTGATGCCTGTCAGACAGAACGTGTGATCGGCCACGGGAAAAAGTGGCGGCACCGACCGGGGAGGGGGACATATGGCCGACGATATCGTGTGTGGGGGATTTTTCCGCGCAGCTGAGGGTGTAGACATCAGCTGCCTCGACAAATTCCAGGACAGCGGGCTGATCCAGTTCGTGCTCGGCAACATCCTCGAAGGGTTCTACAACTTCTTCGCGGCGATCCTGCAGCCGGGCCTGTGGCTGAATTGGAGCGAGGGCACCTCGCTCATGCGCTTCATCTACTACGGCGGCTCGGTCGAGCTGTTCTTTGTGATCTTCAACATGCTGGTGATCCTGACAATCGTGGGGATCTGGAAGCGGCAGGTGATGTGGGCCTGCGTGCGCGGGCTGGAAGGCTTTGCCAACGCCACCGGGCGGCTGTTTGCCTGGGCAGGTCTGATCATGGTGGTGCAGCAGATCATTATCGTGTTCATGCAGCGCGTGTTTACCCGGCCCGACATCTCCATCGGGTTTGGTATCCCGCTACAGTTCGACATTTCGTGGTTTGCCGAAGAGCTGAAGCTTTTCAACGCGTTGGTCGTCTGTATGTGCGTGGCCTATACCTTTGTGCAGGGCGGGCATGTGCGGGTCGATCTGTTTTACGCGGGCGCGAAATTCCGCACGAAAAAGATCATCGACATGTTCGGCGCGCTGTTCTTCATGATCCCCTTTGCGGTGGTGACGTGGATGTACGGCTGGTATTTCCTGTGGCGCCATCTGGTCACGCCCAACCCGTCGGCCTCTGACCGGTTGGAGCTGCTCTTGCGCAAGGCGCGGCTGCTGAAATGGAACGTGGAGACCATCGGGTTCAGCCCCAACGGCTTCAACGGATATTTCCTGTTCAAGATCCTGTTGTGTCTGTTCTGCGTGATGGTGCTGTTGCAGGCGATTGCCGTCTTCTACCGCTCGTGGTGCGAGCTGCGCGAAGGCGAAGAAAGTGAAAACAAATACCTCGACCGCGATACGCTGGGCGACGGTGAAGAAGCCTATGAGGGGACGCACTGATGTTTTTCGGGTTGGACGGGGTCGAAGTCGGCCTGATCATCGTCTTTATCTGCCTGTTCGGGGGATCCTGTCGGGCTTTCCGGTGGCCTTTGCCATTGGCGGGGCGGGCATCATTTCCTTTGGGATCATCGCCGCGATGGACAGCGCGGGGTTGCTGATCCACCAGGCGATTGACACCTCGTCGGATGCCTACCGCGCGCTGATCAATTCGGGCGTCAAGGAGGACGCGGTATCGCTGTTCCGATACCCCGATCTGCCACGCATCGCGGAGCCGGTGTTCCCCGCAGGCTGGGAAGTGGCACTGGACCGCAACGTGTCGTTCATCGTCAACCGCATGAACGAGCGGGTGCTGGCGGGCCAGTCCATCGAGACGCTGCTGGCCGTTCTGATGTTCGTTCTGATGGGCATCACGCTGGAGCGCTCGAAAATCGCGAACGATCTGCTGACCACCATGGCGCGCGTCTTTGGCCCGCTGCCGGGCGGTCTGGCCGTGTCCATCGTGGTTGTGGGCGCGTTCCTTGCCGCCTCGACCGGGATTGTGGGCGCGACCGTGGTGACCATGGGTCTGCTGGCGCTGCCGACGATGCTGCGCAACAACTACTCGCCCGAGATTGCGACCGGGGTCATCGCGGCGTCGGGCACGCTGGGGCAGATCATCCCGCCGTCCATCGTGATCGTTCTGCTGGGCACGCTGGCGGGGGATCTGTACTCTGCCGCACAGGAAGCGCGCGCGACGGCTGCCGGCTGTACCGATGCGCTGACCTATCTGGGCGAGCCTGCGGTCGTGTCGGTTGGCACGCTGTTCCAGGCGGCGTTGTTGCCGGGGATCATGCTGGCGCTGCTCTACGCGCTGTATGCCTTTGGCTACGCGCTATTGAACCCCGACAAGGCGCCCGCGGTGCCCATGGGATCAACCAACGCCGAGCCGATCACCCGCAACGAGGCCTTCACATGGTTCGCGGGCGTGCCGCTGGCGATCATCGTGGGCACGATCCTGCTGGGCAACCTCGGTGTTGTCGGCAGCCAGGACACGCGGATCTCAAGCTTCTCCGACATCGGGGAGGCGGCATCGCTGCGCACCAATGTGGGCGCGGAATGTCAGGCGGCGATGATCGAGCTGCACGGGCAGGACGCGTGGGATCGCGCCGTGGCCGAACAGCAGACCATCGACGACGCCGGTGGCCTTGCTCAATCCGAGGCGCTGAACGAAGAGGAATTCGCCGCCGCACAGGAAGCCAAGATCGCGAATGCCGCCCCCATCGGGACCGGTGTGGCGATTATCCTGATCGTGCTGTCGCTGATCCTGACGACGGGTCGCGGGGTGTCGCCCTCGTCGGACGCGCGGCCGCTGATCATCGGCGGGATCGGTGTGGTGCTGGCCGTGCTGGTCGACATTCTGCTTGTCAGTCCGACAACATCGCCGGGCACGATGGTGGTGCTGATGGCGCTGCCCTTCGTGGCGATCATGTACGGCGTCGTCTACGGGACCAAGCTCTGCGCCAAGAACGAGCTGATCCGCGTGGTCTTCCCGCCGCTGGTGCTGATCGTCGCCGTGCTGGGCTCGATCCTTGGCGGGATCACCAACCCGACGCCTGCCGCGGCGCTTGGGGCAGGGGGCGCGATCATGCTCGCCGCCTACCGCAAGCTCACCGATCTGGACCGCTCGCCCAAGGTGATCATCTGGTCGACGCTGGCGATCATCATCTGCATCCTCGTGGGCGTGAATTTCGATCTGCGCATCAACACGGATGATGTGAGTTTCGAGACCTGGTTTGCGTTCTTCGTCGCCTACGGTGCGTATCTCTACGCGGTGTTCGGTCTGCTGTTCTCGTGCTGGGTTCTCTACGCCAACGGCGTGCTGACCCCGGTGGTGCGCGAGACGGCGAAGGTGACGAGCATGGTGTTCACCATCCTCATCGGCTCGCAGCTGCTCAATCTCGTGGTGATCTCCTTCGGGGGGAGCACTACATCCAGCAGTTCCTCAAGAGCTTTGACAACGAGATGACGGTCTTCCTGATCGTGATGCTGGTACTCTTCGTGCTGGGCTTCGTGCTCGATTTCCTTGAGATCATCTACATCGTGGTGCCGATCGTGGGCCCGGTGATCTACGGCGGCTCGTTCGATCCCAAATGGGTGACGATCATGATCGCGGTCAACCTTCAGACCTCATTCCTGACACCGCCCTTCGGCTTTGCCCTGTTCTACCTTCGCGGGGTGGCGCCGCCGTCAGTGACGACACGCCACATCTACCGAGGCATCGTCCCGTTCGTGCTGATCCAGGTGGCGGGGCTCGCGATCCTGTGGTTCTTCCCGTCGATCGTGACCATCGTACCGGATCTGATCCCGAACTGATTGGGAAGGGCAGACCAGACAAGCGGCCCCCGGAGATGTCCGGGGGCCGTTTTCGTTTGGGGGGTGTGAATGGGTGCCGGAATGCAGCCGGTGTGAGGGGGCAAAGAGGGAGTGGTGTGCGGCTGTGGTTGAGAGATAGTGCAGCGGCGTCCGCTTGGCGGACGAAGCGTGAATTCGCTGCATTTGCGCCAATGTCTGCTTCAGGTAGACAACCAATACGCTTTGTTGAGCGCCTATCTTGGCGCTACGCTACTCAAAATGGCACAAAACAATGTATTGGCAGGACTAATGAATTTTCCCTCAAGAACGGCTGTGGCGGTATCGCTATTCGTTGCCGGAACAGCGCATGTGAATGCTGAACCATTCAACAACCACCAAGTTTGGACCTTTCAATGCAGTTTGACTGCCTTGAAACGAGAGGGGTATTTCCCCAAAAATAACGAAATCGACCTACACATAGTGTGGAATCGAGATGCAAATCTTGCGCGTACTGTTACGCCATCTGGAAATGCAAAGGGGCTAGGTGTGATGAAAGGGTTTACCGATACCTCTCAGCACATGGTCCATTTCTGGATGTCTCCCGCAACGGCTAAGTTCACCGGAGAAAAGACCAAAAACGGACGCTATGGCGGATGGCTTGAAGCTTTCGGTCCGACTATCATCTCGATCCGTTCACATGGAAACGTTGCGATGACACGCCACGACATTATCCATGGTGGAATGAAAGCGTACAGCCATGAAGGAACCTGCGAGATCAGCGGTCA
Protein-coding regions in this window:
- a CDS encoding cache domain-containing protein, coding for MRPRLSFSYAQKLTLLASVPLIVAVAAIAVLVAAQSRALAEREINALEAQLIEAKKAELRNYVTQARNGFYFIYGSAAPDDQEAKDRVAQILSAMIYGEEGQFFVYDYNGTAIVSPRETDRIGRNFRGETDLGGTPVVDRLIEIARDGAGYHTHQWPKPSTGEMAQKITFVTSFPSWGWAVGTSVFIDDVLATVATARADVEARVQRTFLYIGAITLVALLVVFATGMGINLRERRLADAKLKKLTQRVFDAQEEERGRVARELHDGISQMLVGVRYALDNARRRLERGDDSAAEPLGKGITSLAQAISEVRRISRDLRPGVLDDLGLGPALKTLIEEFETRTGIDVTYSTVVFRNRLDNDAKIALYRIAQEALTNIERHAAATAVTVDLRGHRGGATLRISDNGRGFEKRASGPGLGLRNMQERMDQIGGILRLRATPGAGLVIEATAPLTHMLPPDPTTAPQKVTT
- a CDS encoding TRAP transporter substrate-binding protein, yielding MDRRSFLKTSAMGGTAAAASTLAAPAYAQGKRSLTMVTSWPRGFAVLDDAATYLNNMVNEMSDGNLTIDKKAPGELVGAFEVFDAVSSGQADMYHSADYYFIGQHPAYAYYTAVPFGGTAQELTNWYYHGGGHDLHNELGEIFNLKSFQAGNSGSQSGGWFRNEIGSAADFNGLKFRMPGLGGKVLGKLGASVQNIPGGELYQALSSGALDGLEWVGPMADERAGFQEVAKVYYTAGFHEPGSGLSAAVNLDVFNDLAPAHQKIIEYATMATTHYQLSETLAGNGAALARLQQQGVKTMQFSDDVWDAFGAASSEVMDENMGDELFARTRESFEASLTASAEWLSKSDAFYVEQRERVRNAG
- a CDS encoding TRAP transporter small permease subunit — its product is MADDIVCGGFFRAAEGVDISCLDKFQDSGLIQFVLGNILEGFYNFFAAILQPGLWLNWSEGTSLMRFIYYGGSVELFFVIFNMLVILTIVGIWKRQVMWACVRGLEGFANATGRLFAWAGLIMVVQQIIIVFMQRVFTRPDISIGFGIPLQFDISWFAEELKLFNALVVCMCVAYTFVQGGHVRVDLFYAGAKFRTKKIIDMFGALFFMIPFAVVTWMYGWYFLWRHLVTPNPSASDRLELLLRKARLLKWNVETIGFSPNGFNGYFLFKILLCLFCVMVLLQAIAVFYRSWCELREGEESENKYLDRDTLGDGEEAYEGTH